CAAATAAAATAATAAAAACATGGAATTTTCACCATTCAATAGCGTTGTTAAACTTTGTCTTCAGGGAATGAGTCTGGAAGCGGCAGGCAAACCTGCAGAAGCAGAGAAACTATTTATGCAGGGTTGGAATGAAGCAGAAAATGAACTTGAAAAATTTCTTGCCGCTTATTATATATCCAGGCATCAGAAAATGCCCGCTGATCAGTTAAAATGGCTGCAAATAGCCCTGGAGCTGGCTTTAAGAATAAATGATGATTCCGTTAACAGTGCTTTTCCAGGCCTTTATTCTAAAATTGCCCAATGCTGTGAAGAGCTGTCTAACCCGGAAAAAGCCCAAGAATATACTGAGTTGGCGGCTTTGTCTAACGGGAATCCTACAGACAAAGGTCCTTTCTACCATGGTACTAAAGCAGATTTGCAGAAAGGAGATCTGCTGATGGCAGGCGGTGATTCTAACTATAAATCTGAATTCAGAATGAATCATATTTATTTTACAGCACTGGTTAATGGGGCAGGGCTTGCTGCTGCATTAGCTAAAGGTGATGGCAGCGAGCGAGTATATATTGTGGAACCAACTGGAAGCTATGAAAATGATCCGAACCTGACGGATAAAAAATTTCCTGGCAATCCTACCCGTTCTTATCGTTCACAGATGCCATTAAAAATTGTTGGAGAAACTACAGATTGGGTTAAACCCGATTCCGGAGAGCTTCAGAAGTTTCGTGAAAAATTAGAAGATGGTAAAGGAGAGATTATAAACTGATTTTTAATGTTTTCAAATTAGAGAATTTAAAGGACTCAAAGACAAAATGCTCTTGTTATGGCAGAAAGGAATTTTATAATTAATACCTAAAGCAAGAGCAAGAGGCATTCATTTGATTGTTATACTTATTTCCAGAAGCCATTATTGCTGGCCCAGTCTTTAAAAAGGTTTGGCCATTCAGATTCTGAACTTCCTTTTTTTCCAAGCCCCCAGCCGTGCCCTCCTGTAGGGA
This genomic window from Chryseobacterium sp. MEBOG06 contains:
- the arr gene encoding NAD(+)--rifampin ADP-ribosyltransferase, with translation MSNGNPTDKGPFYHGTKADLQKGDLLMAGGDSNYKSEFRMNHIYFTALVNGAGLAAALAKGDGSERVYIVEPTGSYENDPNLTDKKFPGNPTRSYRSQMPLKIVGETTDWVKPDSGELQKFREKLEDGKGEIIN